From the genome of Tachyglossus aculeatus isolate mTacAcu1 unplaced genomic scaffold, mTacAcu1.pri scaffold_177_arrow_ctg1, whole genome shotgun sequence, one region includes:
- the CCL19 gene encoding C-C motif chemokine 19 produces MSCPRLSFLLLLLLLLLLQAAPWVWGGTNDAVDCCLSVTPHPVPRHIVRSYRRLGPHDGCNLSATVFTTVKGQQLCAPVNVPWVRGLIRRLERLCSQWNKVHCN; encoded by the exons ATGAGCTGCCCacgcctctccttcctcctcctcctcctcctcctcctccttctccaagcAGCCCCTTGGG tttGGGGCGGCACCAACGACGCTGTGGACTGTTGCTTAAGCGTCACCCCGCACCCTGTCCCGCGCCACATCGTCCGCTCCTACCGCCGCCTCGGCCCGCACGACGGCTGCAACTTGTCCGCCACCGT GTTCACCACCGTGAAAGGCCAGCAGCTCTGTGCCCCCGTCAATGTCCCCTGGGTGAGGGGTCTGATCCGAAGGCTGGAGAGGCTGTGTTCCCAGTGG AACAAGGTGCACTGCAACTAG
- the LOC119923351 gene encoding uncharacterized protein LOC119923351 isoform X2 produces the protein MSVLRKYEVAQETEEEIYWGCFYFFPWLRMWKREKRATPTGRQKPDPVSRLFSCLSRNLDNTVPLLASTRSSPLGPAHPSILPGGHHPQLARDPLEL, from the exons ATGTCTGTGCTGAGGAAGTACGAAGTGGCCcaggagactgaggagga GATCTACTGGGGCTGTTTCTACTTCTTCCCCTGGCTGCGgatgtggaagagggagaagag GGCAACCCCCACTGGCAGGCAGAAGCCGGACCCTGTGTCGCGGCTTTTCAGCTGCCTGTCCAGAAACCTCGACAACACGGTCCCCCTTCTGGCCTCCACCCGGAGCAGCCCCCTCGGCCCGGCTCACCCCTCCATCCTGCCCGGAGGCCACCACCCGCAGCTGGCCAGGGACCCCCTCGAACTATAG
- the LOC119923351 gene encoding C-C motif chemokine 27-like isoform X1 — protein MIIIITMSDVSLSGLCMYPWIALFPVPMASCCTELSRHLLKPQLLNKVIGVNLQEAGGDCHLQAFVLHLKRRSLCVHPKNRSLTHWFKQLRKLGRDHLIPQGA, from the exons atgattattattattactatgagtgaCGTGAGCCTCTCCGGTCTCTGCATGTATCCCTGGATAGCATTGTTCCCGGTCCCCATGGCATCCTGCTGCACAGAGCTGAGCCGTCACCTGCTGAAACCACAGCTCCtgaacaaggtgatcggggtgaACTTGCAGGAAGCCGGTGGGGACTGTCATCTCCAGGCCTTTGT GCTGCACTTGAAACGCCGCTCCCTCTGCGTCCACCCCAAGAACCGCTCCCTGACCCACTGGTTTAAGCAGCTGCGGAAGCTGGGCCGGGATCATCTGATTCCCCAAGGCGCGTGA
- the LOC119923351 gene encoding C-C motif chemokine 27-like isoform X3: protein MASCCTELSRHLLKPQLLNKVIGVNLQEAGGDCHLQAFVLHLKRRSLCVHPKNRSLTHWFKQLRKLGRDHLIPQGA, encoded by the exons ATGGCATCCTGCTGCACAGAGCTGAGCCGTCACCTGCTGAAACCACAGCTCCtgaacaaggtgatcggggtgaACTTGCAGGAAGCCGGTGGGGACTGTCATCTCCAGGCCTTTGT GCTGCACTTGAAACGCCGCTCCCTCTGCGTCCACCCCAAGAACCGCTCCCTGACCCACTGGTTTAAGCAGCTGCGGAAGCTGGGCCGGGATCATCTGATTCCCCAAGGCGCGTGA